The nucleotide sequence CGGCACCTCGGTCTGAGCAACTTTTCGGCCGACCAACTCGTCACCACCCTGCGGCGACAGGCCGCCCAGGGACTCACTCCCGCCGCCGCCCTGCAAAACAATCACAATCTGGCCGTGCGGGAGATGACGGCGGAACATCACGAATTGTGCCGCAATCACCAGATCACCCCGGTAACCTACAGTCCGCTCGGTGCCGGCTACCTCACCGGCAAGCACCGCACCGGAGTCGCGGCGGGATCACGCTTCGACATCTCGCCCGGACATCGCGAGGTGTATTTCACCCCCGCGGCCGCCCGGCGCCTGGCGGGATTGGAGGCCATTGCCGCCCGCTCGGGTTACACCATGACTCACCTCGCGTTGGCGTGGGCCTTGCATCAACCCGGCAACACGTCGGTGCTGATCGGCGGGCGTCACGCGGACCACATCGATCAGGCGTTTCGCGCCCTGGCGTTCCATGATGCCGACCTCTTTGCAGAGCTGGACGCCCTCTGATTTGCACTTCCCGTGAAAGTCGCGCTACTCGGCCTGCACCACCCCCATTCCGTCATTCTGTGGCGGACGCTCGACGCTTTGCCGGAGGTAACCCGCATCGCCCTGTGGAATGACAACCCCGCAGCCGACGACGCTATGTTGCCCGACGGCCCTTCCCGCGCCAAAACGTCGCCTCCCACCTGCGACCTGAGCACGGTCTTGGCCGACCCCGCGCTATCGTTTGTGGTTCTGTGCGTGCGACACGACATCGTGGCGGATATCGCCCAACAAGTGGTGGCCGCCGGCAAACACCTCCTCGTGGAAAAGCCCGCCGGACTGACCTCACATGAAATCCGCGCGCTCCAGGACGGAGCCGATTGCGCGCGGGTAACAGCCTCGGTGCTTTATGTTCGCCGCCATCATCCCTGCGTCGTCGCCGCTCGCAAATTGGTGCAAGCTGGAACGCTGGGCGTGCCCCTCTCCGTCGAGTCCCGTTTTCTCACCACCCAGGTGCAGTTTCGCGATCCCTCCTCGTGGTTGTTTCAACGTGCCCGGTCGGGCGGCGGGGTGTTGCTCTGGCTCGGATGTCACTGCCTCGACCTGATGCAATATGTGGCAGGGGACGACATCACGGCAGTGGGTGCGATGATGGCCACGCGTTCGGGAGAGCCCATCGATGTTGAAGACATCGCCGCGTTGACCCTGCGATTCCGTTCCGGCGCGGTGGGCACCTTTCATGCGGGCTACACCCTCGCGTTCAGCGGCGCGGGTTATGTCAATCTCACGGGCTATGACGCATACTTCGGTTACAACGCCCGGCAGGGTCGACTGATCTGGCCCGATCTCGAATCCCGCCTGATCGTTGAAAAGTTGCGCCCGTCCGGCGAGTCACCGCGCCAGGAGGAGCGGTTTGATCAGCCGTCGTCGAATCTTTACGGAGGACAGGCCGGCGTTCAGTTCTTCCGCCAGTTCATCGCCGCCATCGCCGGTGAGGTGCCTCCCCCGGCGCCGCTCAGCGCGGCCCTGCGCACGGCCTTGATCGTGGAGGCCGCCGAAACGGCCTCGCGCGAAGGTCGGGTGGTGGCGGTCGCCGCGGAGCCGATCACTCCGCAGCCATCATCGGACTGACCCATCGGCGTTGGTCCGAAGATTCGAGCATCGCCACACACGCCGCGACACCGGCGCGTCCATCAGCCCACCGCCCCACTTCCGACGGAATGCCGCGCACGGCATCGATGAACGCACTGATCTGATCCCGGTAGGCCTGCATGCGCACATCGCCAAACGCGGTGTCCGCGCCTTCATGGTTGATGCGGGCCTGCGTGGCAATCGTGCGCCATCCCGCAGCGTCCGAGGCCAGCAGTTGGTGGGTCGGATCGAGATCGAGCAGCCCGCTTTCCCCCATGAGCCGAAACCGAAAATCCTCGCCCGGAAACGAGGGAGCCGGAAGCGCGCGGCTGGAAAACAACGACCCCATCGTTCCGCCCGACATTTCAAACATGGTCAATGTCGTGTCCTCAACCGGGACGTCCGGCAACAACGTGCGGCAGAAGGCTGACACCGTGGCCACCTCGGTGCCCGTGAACCATCGCAACAGATCGATGGCGTGGGGCACACTGTTGAACAGATGGCCCACGCTTTTGGGATCATTCCACCAGGCCCAATCTCCGCCAAAGCCTCCGGTTTGAATCTTGGAGGCAAACATCGGCATGGAAACCTGGGCCACGGTGAGTTTCCCCATGCGCCCATTCCGGATCCAATCACAGGCCATGCGGTTATTGTAACGAAACCGTTGATGATAGCCGACCGCCAACACCCGGTCGTGGGCCGTCGCCGCTTCCGCCAACCGATCACAATCGACCAGCGTGGTAGCCAGGGGTTTCTCTATCAACACGTGCTTGCCCGCCTGCATCGCCGCCACCCCGGCGTCGGCATGCAAATGATGAGGCGTCGAAATGATCACCGCATCCACATCGGGTCGCCGCAGCAGCGCCGCCGCATCGGCTTCCCACGCCACGTCATAGCGTTTCGCCAAACCCTCCGCTCGGGATCCCTGCGCCACCGCCACCAGTTCGGCATCGTCGGCCCGCCGCACCGCTTCGGCATGCGTGCGGCCCATGAATCCTGATCCCAACAGGCCAAATCGTATTGGTTTCATAATATCAACGCGGTGGGGTCTCGACCCCCAGTTCATTCGCCACGGCCTGAAACCGCCGCCACAGTTCCGCCGGCACGGGAATGCCCGCCGTCACCCGCTCTGCGCGACACCTCCATTCCGGTTCCCCGGCCAGCAGCACTTCCTCATGCGGCGGCCGGGGGGCCGCCGCCTTCACCATCGCGCCCAGACGATCAACGCGCGACTCAAACTCCCCTTCCCCCAGGAATCGCCGGGGGTCGACCGCGATGAAAGTATGACTGATGCCCAGAGGGTCCCCGCCAGTGCGATACACGGGTAACTCCGTCGCCATCGAGCCCCCACTCAGACCGGCGGTAAGCAATTCCACCATAATGGCCAGACCCGTGCCTTTGTATCCACCGATTGGGGTCGGCGATCCTCGCTGGGCCGCATGGGGGTCCGTGGTGGGCCGACCCTGTTCATCCCAAAATCCCCACGACGCCGGGATCGATGATTCGCCGCGGTGCAGCGCATCAGAGACCTTGCCCAGCGCCACAGTGGTGGTCGCCATATCGAGCAACCAGCGCGCCCCGGTCACCTCACCTGGCATGGCGACGCAAAGCGGATTCGTGCCCAAAGTCGGCGTGAGCCCCTGCCACGGCGCGACCGCCGGACACGCGTTGCTCATCACGATGCCAATGTATCCGGCCCGGGCCAGTTTCTCCGCCCACCACGCTCCGGTGCCGAAATGGTTGGACCGACGTGCCACCACCATCGCCAGGCCGTGTTCCGTCACCTTCTGCCGCACCAACTCGACACAGCGGTCGGCCACCACCTGACCCAGTCCATTACCGCCATCATAACGCAGACAGACCCCGTCACTCCGTTCCACGCCACCGGACGCCCGCGGGTTGATCCCGCCCGCTCGGAGCTGTTGGAGGTAAACCAGCAACATCTGCATCCCGTGGGAATCCACCCCCCGTAAATTCGCTTCCACCAGCGAGGTGACGACAATCGCGGCGTGGCGGGACGGCACGCCGACTTTCACCAGCAGTTTTTGCCCGAAATCACCCCACCAGGCCGGCGAGACGCGGCCGATGGGGTTACGGGCAGAGAATAAAGTATTCATGCGGCAGGACCACGGCAGCGATCCCTCCTCACAGTTCCCCCCGGTTCACCCGTCCGCTCAAGCCGCCCTCACTGGTCAAATTTAGTTACCGGATTCCCCTGCTCGTTCCACCGGGGCATTCGCCCAACATGTCAGCCGTCGAGTCAACATTACGGCTCGGTTTTCTTTCCCCACTTCAGCCCTTCGCCGCCATGCGCCAATCCCTCGTTCGTTCCCGACTTACTCGTCAGCAGCCCGCGCGAATCGTGTGCATGTATTACCCCACCGCCATGCTGCCCGCCCACGCGGCCCGCTGTGGCTTCGACGCCGTCTGGCTCGACACCGAGCACAACACCTGGGACCGCCGGGAGCTGCAGCGCATAATCGCCCTGCACCATCTGGCCAACATCGATTGCATTATCCGCACCGGATCACGCCACCCGACCGAACTCTACCACTTGCTCGAAGACGGTGCCACCGGTCTGATGATCCCATTGGTCAAAACCCCTGAGGAAGCGCGCGCCCTAGTCGATGCGGTCAAATTCCCTCCGCTCGGCCAACGCGGCCTCGATGGCGCGAGTCTCGACAACAACTTCTATCTCGACGGAACCGAATCGTATCCGGAATCCGCCAACACCGAAACCTTGCTCATCGTCCAAATCGAGTCGCCCGAAGCGCTCGGCAACCTGGACGCCATCGCGAGCACGCCCGGGGTCGACGGACTGTTCATCGGTCCCGGCGATTTGGCCCTGCGACTGGGTTGCCCCATCGATTGGAATGATCCCGCCATGATCGCAGCCGAAGATGCCGTCGCCGCCGCCGCCGCCAAACATGGTATCGCCTGGGGTCGGCCCGCCGGCACTCCAGAGCAGATCACACGCGTGGCCGCCAAGGGTGGACGACTCATCGCCCACGGCAGTGATTTCGGATCCGTCATTACGGGCCTGCAACAATGCGCCGCTCATCTCTCCACCGCCCTGTCCGCGTCATGATCCGCTTGGCCCGGCGCGGCAGTGTCGTGTTCATCGCGTGGCTAAGCCTGACCGCTTCATTCATGTCCGCCGCCGACACCTCCCCCGACCTCGCCCTCATTCGTGCCCGTCTGACGGATACACAGCGTCCGCTCACCTGGGTGATGACCGGCGACTCCATCACGCAGGGCGCCAAGTGGCTCGGGTCGACGCGTTCCTACCCGGAACAGTTCGAAGAGGTGGTGCGCTGGCACCTCCAACGGCGTCGGGATTTTTTCATCAACACCGCGATTTCAGGCGAGCGGACCGACGGACTGCTGGCCGATTTCTCCTGGCGAGTCAGCCGATTCCAGCCCGATGTCGTTTCGCTGATGATCGGGATGAACGACGCTGTCGCCGGCCCGGACGGCCGGGCGGCCTACGAAGCCAACCTGCGCACTTTGATCGCATCCATCCGTGCCCTCGGTGCCATACCCGTGCTGCATCGCACCAACCCCATCGATACCGCTGCCGAGGGGGCGCGCTCCCGGGCCGATTTACCCGCTTACAACGCCATCATCGCCACCGTCGCGACCGACACCGGCACCGTGTTGATCGACCATTGGAACACTTGGCAGGCGCATCACCCGACCCTCGATGCCCGCCGCCAGTGGCTGGCCGACCCCATCCACCCCAACACCGTCGGCCACACCGCGTTCACTGCTGCGCTGTTGGAGGTATTGGGAATTGATGCGCCAACCCCTTCGGACCCGAACTAAGGACGGGGGGCGTCGACTTGCTCCGCCCACGCCTGCCACACGGCCGCCAGACGTTGCAGCTGCGCGGGCTCGCTCGCCGCCAAATCCCGGGTTTCGGATCGATCCGTCTCCAAATCATAGAGTTCCCAGCGCGCCGCACTCACGCTCCAGACCAATTTCCACCGTCCGTCACGCACCGCCCGGTTCCCGAACAACTCCCAGCACAACGGTTCGGACCGCACATCCGACTGTTCCCCCCGCCAGACCGGCAGCAGATTGCGGCCCTCCAGCGAGAGGGCTTCATTCTCCTCCCGAAGCTCTGCTCCGGCCAACGCCAGCAACGTCGGCATCAAGTCGACCACGTGGCCGATCTCTCGTCGAATTTCCCCGGCCGCCAATGCTCCCGGCCAGCGCACGATCATCGGCGTGCATATGCCCCCCTCGTAGTTCCACACCTTATGGCGGCGAAACGGGGCGTTCTGCGCCCAACCCCAGCCCGGCCCGACAAACTCATAGCTGTCGACCGCTCCCAGTGTGGAAGCGGACGCGTTGTAGGCCATATACTGATCCATCCGACTGGCTTCCGGCATACTCGCACAGCCGCCGTTGTCGGAGAAAAACATCACGATGGTATTCTCCCGCTGCCCGGTGGCATTGAGCGCCGCCATCACCTCTCCGATGCCCCGATCCATCCGCACCACCATCGCGGCGTAGATTTCCATACGGCGCTCTTCCCATGCGCGGGCCTCGGGCGCAAGGACCTCCCAAGGCGTGACGTCGTAGTCGTAGCGAAAATCACTCGTCGAGGGATCCTTCGGCGAAAGCGACGCGGTATCCGCATCAATAATACCGATTTCAAGCAACCGCGCGTAGCGGCGCTCTCGCAACACATCGTAGCCTTCCGCGTAGCGCCCTTTTTGGCGGGCGATTTCGTCGGCCGGCGCCTGCAGGGGAAAATGCGGCGCGGTGTAACACAGGTTGACAAAAAACGGGCGACCCGCCGCCGCCGCCGACTCGATGCGGTCCACCGCCTCGGTCGAAAACGCATCGGTAGTGTAGTAGTCCGGAGGAAACGAAGTCACCGGCTCACCATTCCGCACAAAGGGCCGGTGATGCCCGGGATTGCCGGCATAAAACTCCGGGTCGGGTTCGTTGGGATCGAAGAAATTGCACGCCCCGCTCAACACGCCGTAGGTCGAGGCAAATCCCCGGTCGATTGGGCGACGGGGCGCGGCGTCGCCCAGATGCCATTTGCCGATCAGGCTGGTCGCATAACCGGCCTCCTGCAGCGCCTCGGCCAACGTGATAGACTCCTCATCCAATAGCGGCCCCTGTCCCTGCCGGGGATACCGTCCGGTGTAGAGTGAAGCCCGGGTGACAACACAGACCGCGTTGTTGTAGAATTGGGTAAACCGAGCGCCTTCCGCCGCCAGTCGATCCAGATTCGGGGTATCGATCTCACCTCCGTAGGCTCCGAGGTCGGAGAAGCCGAGGTCATCGGCCACGATCATAACAATGTTGGGCTTATCCGCCATCGCGGCCAAGCCGCCGAACACTCCCAGGAACCAGACAAAAGCGGAGGAGCGAACAACATTCATGGCGAAAAGCGGAGAGTTACAAAATCAAGGCCGGAACTGATAGGAGAAGAGGTCGCCATCGCTGACCTCAAACACGAGTTGGATATCTCGGTCCGCGAGCGCCGAAACATCGGTGGAGCCCTGCCAGCGCACCACCCGGTCAAGGGTATCGCCAAAGAGGGGATCGCAGTCTTCCAGCGCAAATCCCGGCAGCGCCTTGCCGGCCGCATCCCGAATCTCGACCCGCACCGTTCCCGCCGCGGAGGTGGCGTAATTTAAAGTCAGTTCGTTGCCGGAAAACCGAATCGGTTGGGTCACCAATTGCCCACCGGCCTGGGGAGCGTGCACTGAAACAAATCCGTCCAGTCGCAACGT is from Synoicihabitans lomoniglobus and encodes:
- a CDS encoding aldo/keto reductase; the encoded protein is MTLNLGPICLGTSTFGREIDARAACGLMDHASACGITLFDTAATYSEGAAEEIVGRWLRHHRNDARRPMIATKIYPPYTPAAMSAAVAASAHRLGVETIDLLYLHKWDPTIDHPDALTALDQLIRSNRVRHLGLSNFSADQLVTTLRRQAAQGLTPAAALQNNHNLAVREMTAEHHELCRNHQITPVTYSPLGAGYLTGKHRTGVAAGSRFDISPGHREVYFTPAAARRLAGLEAIAARSGYTMTHLALAWALHQPGNTSVLIGGRHADHIDQAFRALAFHDADLFAELDAL
- a CDS encoding SGNH/GDSL hydrolase family protein; amino-acid sequence: MIRLARRGSVVFIAWLSLTASFMSAADTSPDLALIRARLTDTQRPLTWVMTGDSITQGAKWLGSTRSYPEQFEEVVRWHLQRRRDFFINTAISGERTDGLLADFSWRVSRFQPDVVSLMIGMNDAVAGPDGRAAYEANLRTLIASIRALGAIPVLHRTNPIDTAAEGARSRADLPAYNAIIATVATDTGTVLIDHWNTWQAHHPTLDARRQWLADPIHPNTVGHTAFTAALLEVLGIDAPTPSDPN
- a CDS encoding HpcH/HpaI aldolase family protein, which gives rise to MRQSLVRSRLTRQQPARIVCMYYPTAMLPAHAARCGFDAVWLDTEHNTWDRRELQRIIALHHLANIDCIIRTGSRHPTELYHLLEDGATGLMIPLVKTPEEARALVDAVKFPPLGQRGLDGASLDNNFYLDGTESYPESANTETLLIVQIESPEALGNLDAIASTPGVDGLFIGPGDLALRLGCPIDWNDPAMIAAEDAVAAAAAKHGIAWGRPAGTPEQITRVAAKGGRLIAHGSDFGSVITGLQQCAAHLSTALSAS
- a CDS encoding Ldh family oxidoreductase, with the translated sequence MNTLFSARNPIGRVSPAWWGDFGQKLLVKVGVPSRHAAIVVTSLVEANLRGVDSHGMQMLLVYLQQLRAGGINPRASGGVERSDGVCLRYDGGNGLGQVVADRCVELVRQKVTEHGLAMVVARRSNHFGTGAWWAEKLARAGYIGIVMSNACPAVAPWQGLTPTLGTNPLCVAMPGEVTGARWLLDMATTTVALGKVSDALHRGESSIPASWGFWDEQGRPTTDPHAAQRGSPTPIGGYKGTGLAIMVELLTAGLSGGSMATELPVYRTGGDPLGISHTFIAVDPRRFLGEGEFESRVDRLGAMVKAAAPRPPHEEVLLAGEPEWRCRAERVTAGIPVPAELWRRFQAVANELGVETPPR
- a CDS encoding arylsulfatase, with protein sequence MNVVRSSAFVWFLGVFGGLAAMADKPNIVMIVADDLGFSDLGAYGGEIDTPNLDRLAAEGARFTQFYNNAVCVVTRASLYTGRYPRQGQGPLLDEESITLAEALQEAGYATSLIGKWHLGDAAPRRPIDRGFASTYGVLSGACNFFDPNEPDPEFYAGNPGHHRPFVRNGEPVTSFPPDYYTTDAFSTEAVDRIESAAAAGRPFFVNLCYTAPHFPLQAPADEIARQKGRYAEGYDVLRERRYARLLEIGIIDADTASLSPKDPSTSDFRYDYDVTPWEVLAPEARAWEERRMEIYAAMVVRMDRGIGEVMAALNATGQRENTIVMFFSDNGGCASMPEASRMDQYMAYNASASTLGAVDSYEFVGPGWGWAQNAPFRRHKVWNYEGGICTPMIVRWPGALAAGEIRREIGHVVDLMPTLLALAGAELREENEALSLEGRNLLPVWRGEQSDVRSEPLCWELFGNRAVRDGRWKLVWSVSAARWELYDLETDRSETRDLAASEPAQLQRLAAVWQAWAEQVDAPRP
- a CDS encoding Gfo/Idh/MocA family protein, with protein sequence MKVALLGLHHPHSVILWRTLDALPEVTRIALWNDNPAADDAMLPDGPSRAKTSPPTCDLSTVLADPALSFVVLCVRHDIVADIAQQVVAAGKHLLVEKPAGLTSHEIRALQDGADCARVTASVLYVRRHHPCVVAARKLVQAGTLGVPLSVESRFLTTQVQFRDPSSWLFQRARSGGGVLLWLGCHCLDLMQYVAGDDITAVGAMMATRSGEPIDVEDIAALTLRFRSGAVGTFHAGYTLAFSGAGYVNLTGYDAYFGYNARQGRLIWPDLESRLIVEKLRPSGESPRQEERFDQPSSNLYGGQAGVQFFRQFIAAIAGEVPPPAPLSAALRTALIVEAAETASREGRVVAVAAEPITPQPSSD
- a CDS encoding Gfo/Idh/MocA family protein; this encodes MKPIRFGLLGSGFMGRTHAEAVRRADDAELVAVAQGSRAEGLAKRYDVAWEADAAALLRRPDVDAVIISTPHHLHADAGVAAMQAGKHVLIEKPLATTLVDCDRLAEAATAHDRVLAVGYHQRFRYNNRMACDWIRNGRMGKLTVAQVSMPMFASKIQTGGFGGDWAWWNDPKSVGHLFNSVPHAIDLLRWFTGTEVATVSAFCRTLLPDVPVEDTTLTMFEMSGGTMGSLFSSRALPAPSFPGEDFRFRLMGESGLLDLDPTHQLLASDAAGWRTIATQARINHEGADTAFGDVRMQAYRDQISAFIDAVRGIPSEVGRWADGRAGVAACVAMLESSDQRRWVSPMMAAE